The region CAGGTTGCAGTTGATGGCTTTATAGACCTCTTCCCTCCATCAGAAACAGACTATCCAAGCGCTGAGGTTATTGGCATCGGCAACATTCTGATGATACATTCAAACTCCATGTCCTCACCTGAACTCTAAATACTTGAAAGTGGTCCTCCTCCCTATGAGCAAACTCCTCGTAGCAAAATTCTGGGTCTGTGATAAAACACGATGGATCTGTGAAGCATATcgtctcctcttcttcttccatatctaaaaaaaaatagatgatgAAAGCAAAGGAGGTGGAGAAAGTGCATCAATGAGTGCATCTGATCAGTGGTAATTGCTCAAGTTTCCAACCATGTGAATGAAATATTACACTCAAGATAACCATCAGAGGTGAGGGGGAGAATCTAAGCAGGGTTTGTACGTGTTTCCGCAATTGTCTGCCAAGTAGGTTACCCGTTTGGTGGAGTGTCTGGGTCTGCACAAGCCgctcttctctcttctcacGCTCCTCCTGGGACTTCTGAATCCTCTCTTTTAGACAAACCACGTCAcgactggagtccagagactGTTGACACAAATATTGCTTTGAACTTACATGAATATGCATTTTATGAGGAACAGACAGCAGCTATTATTACTGAGGAAGGAAGTAATCTAATCATACAGGCATTATCTGTTATTAGCTCATATTTACACAGATGATCTCTTTAAATTAAAGTGAAGATAAGTTCATTTAGATTTAATGCAGAGAGATAGCATTGTCTAACTGAAGCCTTTATCTCACACCACACTATGAATAATAGTTTATAAATTCTCCGTTATCAAATTCATCTTCATAAATCACAATCTCAAGCAGAAATGTTCCATATCATTAGAATTTTGGTTGGACAAAATAAGCAATTTAAAGAATTCAACTTgatatttttcaatattttctgaCTAAAATAACAGTTGTAAATTAACAgcaaaaattcaattaaatttcaATTCAGAGCAAGAATGAGCTATctaatctatctatctatctatctaaaatacaaaaaattaaaatatatcaaaaatgaAGCAAGTAACAAACAGAACTGAAACAGAGATACATTAAACAACCCTGAAAACAGCTTTCTTACCCGTCGTCGTGTAATGTGTTCCGATGGAGTGGCAAGAGACTGAGGCACATTGGTATTGCCATTGGCAGCATCAAAGGGGCAGAAGGTTGGTGGGGTACCGTTCGGAGATTTGGAGAGGGGGACACAGTTTGAGTCTGTGTCGCATccaaacacaaaactgcagaGGGCGTGGCAATGGGCCAGGATGACCACAGCCTGCACCAGCTCAGCCAGCGACCAGCACTGCTCACCTGACTTCAGCAGCGTCTGGAGGAAACAGAGACCAGAGCTCTGGGTCACACAGGTCAAGTCAATCACCCTATTTAAGAAGCTATCTTTTGGTTAAAATTTACcatacaaaaaaatttaaaaaaattcacttgacacattttattgtttgtcttcACCTGAGATAAATAATGATTCTGTTTATTACAGTTAATAtacattttgctttgtgtgaTTCATTTGGGTTTTGCTTTTCTCTACCTGGATATGCGAGCAGGCAGTGAGCCAGGGTTGGTGAGCCAGCACCTTGTTTATGTGGTCAAGGAGGCGAAGGCGCGATGGCGCTGCCTCCAAACCCTGCAACCACAGAGGATCTCCACCCACCCTCAGAAACTGAGCTGAGTGCAGGTACACCAGGTAGTTGCAGTGATGTCGCGCTGCAGCCTGGAGGTCATGGGAAGAAGAAGTTGTACAAACAGATTTAGACAAGATTTAGATCAACTCAAACATTACATGGtgttattctttcattttgattaaTACTAGTATGATCCCTGGTGATTCCTGTTAACAATAACAGATTTTGCTACAGCTTCCCAAActattatctcttttttttttttttttttttttttttaaaaggtacATGCACAGGATACACATGGGATAACACCTCATTAGATCCTTGGTTGCAGAGGAGCAGCCAGGTTACTGACCATAATGGCAATGTAATGACGGTATGGCAGTGGCAAGGGGCCGTCCATGTGTAGGATGTAGTGCTGTGTGCGCAGGAAGCTCTCCAAGTACTGGGGGTGAGAGGCCATCTGCTGGGACACAGCATCCACGCTCCCCCTGCTGACCAGAGCCTTCATGAAGAGCAGCGACATACGCTCCTTCTCACTGTTCACCATCACCTACAGAAACCGGGACACAGCAGAATGTTTCCAGATGAAAGGCAAAAACATTGAGCTGTTTGTTATTATGGTACAAATAGGtaaggttgttgtttttaatggagTTCATGTAAGATGCTGACACAGGAGCCACTGGAGCTGAAAGTCTAACAAGAGACAATTAATCAGCAGCTATTATTTTGGTCATCTAAAtaattctaaaataaataaataaataaataaataaataaataaataaatagttctAATGAATATTTGATCCCTTTCTAATTCAAGTATAGTAACTGAAGAGTATTTTGTTATTTGACTGTTGGtaacaaaataaatcttcaaTGGCATGCATTTTGGAGTTGGAGCTctaaaatgtatgaattttaGCCAGTTGCCATTCAAAAAGTCCAAGTccaaaaaaagtccaaaaagcCTTGTAGACTTGCAGCTTAAATCAGCCAAAGTGAGTCAGTGTTAGAGGTGCAGCAGCTGAGATGCTGTGACTGTGGCACCACTAGGAGGTGAGTGCATTCTTTACTTTATTCTTTCACCAAATTAAACAAGCTAACAACTCCTGTTGGCAGCATCACAGTGTGGTTTGTCACACAACTCCTCCACATCATAATTAAAAGGTAGACAAAGTATCTGACATTTCTCTGCATAAACTTTGGTCAAATGAAGTAAACAGTCCAGTTAAAAAATACCCAAagttgttctttaaaaaaaaaaaaaagggggggattTTAATGTTGGGAGAACCCACAGATGGAGGAACTAATGTGAATGTTAGGCTTAAGAGGCCTTAgaaagggaaacagagcagcagcaaagaagcGGATgagaccaaacacacaaacataggaGTGACTAGGCCGAGGCCGAGGCCAAGAGAAACAGACCCATGTGGAGAGGGAAGCTGGCCTTCCCCCATAGGTACAGTCATTTATTGCCTCTCTTGCCATTATACAATGGCCTCTAGGAAAAGGTGTTTTAAAGTTCAACCACAGGCGAGGACCTAATTCCTGTGGATGTGAAACCTGAGAGCCGAACCCTGATCAAAGCCAAATAGTTCACTGCAGTTTGAACTTGGCCAAGACCTCTCTCCTTTTCGCAGAACAAATTGCTGTCTAGGATTATTAATGTCTTGTCAAATCACAGAGAGCTCAGCTTTGTCATGTCACAGATGGTCAGAGCAAATAGTGAACAGGCCTTGATACTTAATTTTAGGCCAGTACAGCTCCTAAGCATTCAGCACCATGTTTATCTGGCTGGTGGTTCCATGTAATATTTCACTTCTCCCTGCAGTGAGTGAAGGTTTCCTCCTGATCTGGCAACAAGCTCCACCTCTTGACCTATATTAAGTTCAAGCTTGGCTGTTCAGAGACACGTTCACATACTACACATTAAACAAATCTCAAGTGTCATTTGGAAGTCTATATTTCCCTAATCTAAGAGTTTATataaagcaaaagagagagagctcaggaaaaggattttttttagaCAAGGGAGGTTGGCACAACAGGAATTCAGTCACAGACCCTGACCCATTCTCATCTATCACCGTACATGGGATGTATGTTATAGAGGCAAAGCAGAGTGCAGAGGTGCCTGCCAATCAAAGACCTATTGAAGAGCGTACATTCACAGAAGTATCTCTCTCCAAACACAAGAGCTACTGATTAGTATGCTGCGCTCCAGAATCTAGGTTACTGCTCCATCAAACAAGCACTAAGGATGTTTAACTAACCAGCATTTCAGAGACATACACactacagaaaacaaaacatactttGAGTGTGGCTTACTAAGGCCTCTTAGCCTATATTTTACAATGTCTGACATTAGAACATACGAGGGTCACAACGTGAACTGGCTATGCCATCATCTAATTATGAACAAGACATGGAAGACTTCAAAGACTGCTCTCTCTTCAATTCCCCAGACACTGGATTTTTAGGCAGattatcaaaaatgttttaataaccCATTTACAATATTTCAAGAAATTATAATTCTTTTAAGATCAGCACATTTTCTAagtgtattttacatttaaaaaataatttgaaaaataaatattctcaATCTGGCAAACTACTGAGGGTAATGGCAATAAGAGTCTTTTACTGAAAGGAAAACCtcagcaaaacatttcaagaTGGAATATCAGAATGGCATTTGCTAATGAAAATCCAGACAAGCAAGATCCAACTGAGGCTTGGACATAGCCCTATAAAAGTGAGACCACAGCGATGACCAGGTGATGCAATGAACTGGGTACAACAGTGACTTTCATCCTGCCGCAGTGTCCCCTGAGCAAGGCACAAGCTTCTGCCAACTCCAAGTAAATGTGGTGTTGCTCTTGGTATATGGGAAACATTGTCTTTCTTTTGAAGATGAACTGATAAGTGATTGACAAGTTACTGCTGTTAGACCAGTGGAATCTGATTTAACAGTCTTGTGTATAATACAGTAAACCCTGTCCACACACCAGACTTCACAGATGCTGTTTCCatcaagagaaaaagaaatacaatatCAGCAGACATGCAAAGATAaatcaaaaaacacaactattcTCTCCATGCCAGTGATTTGAATGACTAggtcttttatttattgaataatCAACTGCAATAAGGTTTATAGTTCTGAAAAAGACAGTAACATAAATGACACGGTTGAAAGGAAGGAGATTTGTTCTTACCGGcatcaaagaaataaattgaTATTTAGTGTAATGCCACAAACATGTGTGGACAAGTACATTAGAAATCAAATTGAAATAGGAACTACAGCTGATGTGCATCATCGTGCAGCAGGAAATGACAGCTTCAACTGAGTCTGCTGACGCCAAAGCTAATTTCAACCTCCAGTTTTATATGATAAAGTGTGTTTATAACAAAGCTTATTCTCAGGATTTCTTCAAAAAATTTTGACCTCTTTTAAAGAAGGCAGGGTGCTCCTGAAAATATAAAGAGACAATTGTCAAGGTTatcagagagaaatggagaggcATTTTTAATGTCAGAAATTTCCACAAAAATGCTCCATCCCACATCATTTACTTTCAATGACAACTAATCAATACTTGTGTTTAATCTAGTCTTGGAGAAGACGGGTGAGACAGACATCCTTTGTCAAATCTGCCCAGACATTTCACCACACTGCTTCATCTTTGTTGCCTAAAAACAAGCCACAAAAGATGCACACTGCACTAATTTTGATAAGAAGATATAGTCCTTACTGTCcacccacataaaaaaaaaaaacccagcatgaaagtaaaaagaaaaaaaaagctggtaaCAAGCATGTGTGGGTGCATatatagaggaaaaaatgaAGACAACATTTAGGCAATGCATTAGCATTTGATTACAAAGCATTTTTTGGTTCTGCAAAGATGCAAGCAGTTTCATAAAGCACAAGCATATTAATGTTTTGTGCACAAAAGCCTATTAATTCTACTTACAGTACCAGTAAAGTTCCCAGCAGCAACCGAGTTAAAaagagagcttttttttttcaagaagaaaaaaaaaaaaaaaaaagaaagaaagaaacccaagaaaaacaagcctgagGTTCCAAATACTGGACAGCAATGTTGATATTAGCTCTGCTGTATTCAAATCACAAGACAAATTCAAACTTGGGGCTtggctgcaaaagaaaaataacaactcACAGAGGGTCTGTTGTGAGGACAAATTTACAGGTGCAGATCATTTGACACAAAATAGAGAGAAAATCTCCCTTTCCAACAAAGGAGAGGTCATTTGTTTATTGATCAGAGGAGCAAGAGGCagggatgaaataaaaaacagcgGTGACGTCAGTGAGGGGAGGAAAGGTAAAGGAAGACAAAGACTGCTTTGATACcagactgacaaacaaaacaggagcattgtacaaacagcaaaatgaagGAGGGGGCAGGACTAAAAGATGACGGACAAAGAAGTGGAAAAATTATGCCACAAGTCTTCCATGGGTAAATGTGTAAGCTCGAGATGAGACATGCATCTGTGTGGTAGTATTGGTGGGCTGAAGGAGGGGGGCTGCTGCAGACACAGGAGAAGGACATTCAATCTGCATTCCGCCTGAGCCTGGAAGGGGTCCATCCTTATCATACCCAACGTCCTGACGGCATttacacccccaccccacccccataAAAACACCAGAAACACAAGCAGCCAAGGCAGATTTAGGCTTTGCAACCTGAACTCAGGGAATAGCACAAAACAACCCAGCTGCACCCCAAAGAGGTCTGAGGCAAGAAGGGGTGGGAAGTGGGGGGCTGCTGTGTAGGATAGCACATACGCCACGATCAagacaaacatcacagcacaaaAGGCTAAAGCACATACAGTTGGTTAGTGATCGGACCTGTCAGACACCAGGGCAGGCCCATAGGATGAAGAGGAGATGCAGTCACAAAGGACTTTCACTGACAACAGTATAATTTATTACTCATGCTGTTCATAACCAAGTCAGTTGCTCAATTTGTGGTGCTTAAATCCTTCTCAAATATTTGATGCTTAATCTAACAGACAGCTTTGGGATGTGCCTGActtaggctttttttttcctcatcaacctctgtcaaaacacattttgtcacaaGTTGCAGATAATAATGCGCAAAAATGCACAAAGGAACGCAAATGAAAGTTGAATGACAATGATGAACCCAAACAGTGAGAGGTGGTGATGAAAACTAACACAGATCTGGACCTGAACCAGGAGCTGAGGCTTTTGAATGCTCTGC is a window of Echeneis naucrates chromosome 10, fEcheNa1.1, whole genome shotgun sequence DNA encoding:
- the sesn4 gene encoding sestrin-3, translating into MIICTNKMEYPLRSQCQRVQKQVMVNSEKERMSLLFMKALVSRGSVDAVSQQMASHPQYLESFLRTQHYILHMDGPLPLPYRHYIAIMAAARHHCNYLVYLHSAQFLRVGGDPLWLQGLEAAPSRLRLLDHINKVLAHQPWLTACSHIQTLLKSGEQCWSLAELVQAVVILAHCHALCSFVFGCDTDSNCVPLSKSPNGTPPTFCPFDAANGNTNVPQSLATPSEHITRRRSLDSSRDVVCLKERIQKSQEEREKREERLVQTQTLHQTDMEEEEETICFTDPSCFITDPEFCYEEFAHREEDHFQVFRVQDYSWEDHGFSLVNRLYSDIGHLLDDRLRSVTTLPSFHNPDMKRAIWNYIHCVLGIRYDDYDYGEVNQLLERDLKLYIKAVACYPDATKTPVCPLSWAVLKTSERIHVNLLIMEARLQAELLYALRAITQYMIA